A window of Zingiber officinale cultivar Zhangliang chromosome 5A, Zo_v1.1, whole genome shotgun sequence contains these coding sequences:
- the LOC121982092 gene encoding probable NAD(P)H dehydrogenase (quinone) FQR1-like 2 encodes MGKGGGCFPSKNRNTVSSSVKASAIDRNAPIQEEENTEGSAEVVQPASSTAAPIENKLKIFIVFYSMYGHVESLAKKMKEGVDSIEGAQGILYRVEETLPQEVLEKMRAPPKDPAIPLISAAELTEADGILFGFPTRYGCMAAQMKAFFDSTGQLWREQKLAGKPAGFFVSTGSQGGGQETTIWTAITQLTHHGMLFVPIGYTFGSGMFAIDEIRGGSPYGAGVYAGDGSRQASEGELALAQHQGKYMASIVKKLAHA; translated from the exons ATGGGAAAGGGAGGAGGATGCTTCCCGAGCAAGAATCGGAACACTGTCTCTAGTTCTGTCAAGGCTTCCGCAATTGATCGTAATGCCCCCATTCAAGAGGAAGAGAATACTGAGGGCAGTGCTGAGGTCGTTCAACCTGCATCTTCCACAGCAGCACCAATCGAGAACAAGCTAAAGATCTTCATTGTGTTTTATTCTATGTACGGCCACGTCGAGTCACTTGCCAAGAAGATGAAGGAGGGGGTGGATAGCATAGAAGGGGCGCAGGGTATTCTTTATCGTGTTGAAGAGACACTCCCGCAGGAGGTCTTGGAAAAGATGCGAGCGCCACCGAAGGATCCAGCGATCCCCCTGATATCGGCTGCTGAGCTGACAGAGGCTGATGGCATACTATTTGGATTTCCAACGAGGTATGGGTGCATGGCAGCTCAGATGAAAGCCTTTTTTGATTCTACGGGGCAGCTATGGAGGGAGCAAAAGCTAGCCGGCAAGCCAGCTGGATTCTTCGTGAGTACAGGGAGCCAGGGTGGAGGACAAGAAACTACAAT TTGGACTGCCATAACTCAATTAACCCACCATGGGATGCTCTTTGTTCCCATTGGGTACACCTTTGGATCTGGTATGTTTGCCATAGATGAAATCAGAGGTGGTTCTCCATATGGTGCTGGTGTTTATGCTGGTGATGGGTCTAGGCAAGCAAGTGAAGGGGAGCTTGCTCTTGCCCAGCACCAAGGCAAATACATGGCTTCTATAGTCAAGAAACTGGCGCATGCATGA